AGGTCAGCCTGTACGTCACCCCCATCAACCTCGACCCGTCCAAGCCGGTGTTTCCCATCAGTCATCCGCCGCAATACGGCGTGTATATGGCCAAGTTGATCGGCCCCTACGCCAACCTCGGCCTGGCCGAAGACACTTGGGTGCTCAACGAACGCTTGCTGACCGACGGCCAATTCCTGACCGAAACCGATCTCATTCACCAAGAGCGCGAAAAGATGTTTTTCGACGCGCTCAAGAAAACCAAGCAGGGCTGCGTCGTCTGCGTATTCGACGACACCGACCGCATTCAGCACATGTTCTATCGCTACCTGGTCGACGACCACCCGGCGCTGCGCGAAGACGATTCGCCCGAACACAAGGATGCGATTCTCCGGCTCTACAAGTGGAGCGACGACTTGCTCGCCCGCACCTTGAAGAAACTCAAGAAGGGCGACGCGCTGATCGTGATGAGCGATCACGGCTTCAAGCCTTTCATACGCGGCATCAACTTGAATTCTTGGCTGTACTTGAACGGCTATCTGTACCTAAAAGAGGGTGCCAAACCCGGCACCGGCAAATGGTTGTCGGATGTCGATTGGTCCCGCACGCGCGCCTATCAAGTGGGGCTGGGCGGCATGTACCTGAACATCGCCGGGCGCGAGGGGCAGGGGATCGTCGCGCCGGAGGACGCCGCGGCGCTCAAGCGGGAGATCATCGAGAAACTGCGCGGGATGTACGACGAAAAGCGCGGTGAAACGGCGATCAACGACGTGTGGGACGCCGAGGATCTTTACACCGGGCCGTACAAGGCCAACGCACCCGATTTGATTATCGGCTACAACGTCGGCTACCGCGCCAGTTGGGACGGCACGACCGGCGTAGTGGACGAGCGCGTGTTGGAAGACAACACCAAAGCATGGTCCGGCGACCACTGCATGGACCCGCGTTGCGTGCCCGGCTCCCTGTTCACCAACTTCCCCATCAACAAATCCGACCCGTCCATCATGGACCTGGCGCCGACGATTTTGCAGATGCTCGGCGTGGATAGTCCGGCCTACATGGACGGCGTGTCACTCGTGAAAAAAGAAAAGGAGACGGCGTCATGAGCCGCGACCACATTTTAAGAAAAAAAGGCATGAATCGACGCATTTTCGTAAAGGGCATGGCCGGCGCGACAGCCGCGCTCGCCGTGGGTTGCGGCACCGATAGCGAAACCATTCATTCGGGCATGTCCACCAAGGACGGACGCCGACTGCTGGTGATCGCCTTCGACGGCTTCGACCCGAGATTGGCTCGCCGCTGGATGGAAGAGGGGCGGCTGCCGAACCTGATGAAGCTTCGCAATGCCGGGTCGTTTTCGGAGTTGATCACGTCGATTCCGCCGCAAAGCCCGGTGGCATGGTCGAACTTCATCACCGGCGTGGACCCCGGCGGGCACGGCATTTTCGACTTCATTCATCGCGACCCCAAAACCTACCTGCCGTTTCTTTCCACGAGCAAGGCGGAGTCGCCGAGCCAATTTTGGAAAATCGGCAATTACAAATTCCCGCGCGACGGCGGCGACATGAAGCTGCTGCGCAAGGGCAAGGCGTTTTGGGAATACCTGGCCGATAACAACGTGCCCGCGACTGTGGTCGCGATACCCAGCAATTTCCCACCCGTCGAAGGGCCGTTTCGGTCGCTTTCGGGCATGGGTACGCCGGATTTGCTCGGCGGCTACGGCAGCTTCTCGTATTTCACCGACGACCCCCCGCCCGAGAATCCTGACAAAGAGATCACCGGCGGCAAGGTGTTCCCGGTGGACGTGGTGGACGGCATCGTCGAGGCGGCGATCGTCGGCCCGAAAAACACTTACGTGCAAACCGAGAAGGGGCAGTCGACGCCCGACGCCGAAGTACCGTTTCGAACCTACGTGGATACCGACGCGGGCGCGGCGGTGATTGAACTCAACGCCGAGCGTTTCACGCTTAAAGTGGGCGAGTGGAGCGAGTGGAAACACGTCGATTTCACTTTGGTGCCCGGTGTGGTGAAGGTGGGCGGCAACGTGCGTTTTCTGCTCAAATCGGTCACGCCGAGCTTCGCGCTCTACGTCTCGCCGATCAACATCGATCCGAGCGACCCGGTGATGCCCATCAGCACGCCTGGGGATTACGCCAAGGAACTCTCCGAAGAAGCGATGGACGGCAAGCCGTACTACACGCAGGGGATCGCCGAGGACACCAAGGCGCTTTCCTCCGGTATTTTCACCAACGCGGAGTTTTTGCAGCAGGCCGAAAAGGTGTTCGAGGAAAAGTCGGCAATGTACCGTTACGAGCTCTCGCGGTTCAAAGACGGGTTCTTGTTCTTCTATTTCTCGGCGTCCGACCTGCTCACACATATGTTCTGGCGAACGATGGAACCGGATCATCCGGCCTTCGATCCCGTACGCGACGGCGATTACGTCAACGTGGTGCGCGACACGTATGAGAAACTCGACAAGACACTCGGCGACGCGATGAAGCTGATCGACGAAAAGACTGCCTTGCTCGTGATGAGCGATCACGGTTTCGCGCCGTACCGCAAGTCGTTCCATGTTTCCTCGTGGCTGCTCGATCAGGGCTACATCACGCTGCGGGATACGGACGATCGCGCGGCGGAGTTCCTGGCGAACGTGAACTGGTACGGCACGAAGGCCTACACGCTGGGCATCAACGGCATCTACCTCAACCAGATGGGGCGCGAGAAAAACGGCATCGTCGGGCCGGCCGACGCCGACCGCATTCTGGATGAAATCGTCGAGAAGCTGTTGACGATCACCGATCCGGAAAACGGCAAGCAGGTGGTCAGTCACGTCTATAAAACGTCCGAGGTGTATCACGGTGAGTACGCCAAACGGGCGCCGGATTTGATCGTCGGCTTTGCGCGAGGGTATCGCGCTAGTTGGGAAACCGCCCTCGGCTCCTTCCCCGAAGGCGATTACCTGCGCAAGAACACCGACGCCTGGGGCGGCGACCACTGCATGGCCACCGAAGAAGTGCCGGGCGTTTTGTACACCAGCCAGCCGATCAAGCTGGGCGATCCGTCGTTGCTCGATCTGCCGGTGACGATTTTGGAATACTTCGATATTCCGCGGCCGCCGCAAATGAAGGGTAGAAACGTATTTACCGGTAAGTGAATCGGTTTTCGGCGGCTCCGGCCGCCCTTTGTTAGGTGAGGAGAAACGATGTTCGGTCCGAAAGTGAAACTCGAGAAAGACCTCTTTGTCCGGGTCAAGAAGTTCGCGGAAATCGCGGGCTACTCGTCGGTGGAGGAGTTCGTCAGCCACGTGCTGGAGAAAGAACTCGTCGCTATCGATGAGGGCGACAGCGAAGAGGAAATCAAGAAGAAATTGCAAGGGCTCGGATACATCAGCTAAAGGATAGGCCTGTTTATGTTGACCGTTTTTAATGGCATGTGGGCCGTATTTGCCGCGTTTGCCCGCATGTTCGCGGCTTGGCCGCAAGTGGCGCTGGCGATTTTTTCGCTGGTTACCGCCGTGCTCGCGCTGGTGGTCTGGAAGTACTTTTCCAACCAAAAAGGCATCACCCGCGCGAAAGACCTCATCAAGGCTAATTTCCTCGCCATGGTGTTGTTCGGCGATAGCCTGGGCGTGCTGCTGGGCTCCATCGCCCGCACTTTCGGGTGGATCTTCGTGTACCTCGCCCGGCAGATGGTGCCCTTGGTTTTGATGATGATCCCCATCCTGCCGATGCTCGTGCAGGTTGACAACCTCTACAGCTTCTCGCCGATCGTCATCGACGAAACCGGCAAGCACGACGCCGCCGAAGTGGAAGTCGTGGCGGTCGTCGACCCGACGGTCAACCTCTTTGATCTGCACGCCAACCTGACTGCCGACGCCGGCGTCAAAACGACTACCGACGGCGTCCGGATTCCCTTCCCACAGCACCCGAAAAGCGATTGGGAACAATGGCCCTTGATCGGCGGTTGGCTCCGCGACTCGCGGCTGGAAAAAGAACCGCCGTCGCCCGAAGTTCATTGGCGCATCAACGGGCAAACGCCTGGGGAACACACGCTGACGATCGCTATCGGCGAGCACCAAGCGCAAAAATCGGTCATCGTCACCGAGCCCGATAAGTTGAAACAGCTCTTCCCGATCACGCGCAAGCGCCACCGCGGCGGCTTCGGCGACAGCTTCGAGTTCCCCGGCGAAACGGCGCTGACCGGCGCGATACAATCGGTCGAGATTCTCTACCCCCGTCGCGACGGGTGGTGGCACTGGATCCTCATCTACTTGATCGAAACCCTCATCGTGGCCTTTGCGTTGAAGGGGCCGATGAAGGTGGATTTCTAGTCCCATGACGCCTGTGACCGGCCGCATCGATCTGCATGCCCACACGACGGCTTCGGATGGCTCGGATACCCCGCGCGAACTGGTGCAGCGCGCCAAAGACGCCGGTTTGGACGCCGTGGCGATAACCGACCACGATACGATCGACGGCGTGGCGCCGGGTCTGGCCGCCGGGTTGGAACTGGATCTCGAGGTCGTGCCGGGCGTCGAGTTGTCCACGGATTTCCGCGACCGAACAATCCACGTGCTGGGCTATTACATCGATCCGGAAAACGAGATGCTGGCCGGCAAGCTCGACTGGGCGCGACGACAGCGTGAGACCCGCAACGACCGAATGATCGACCGCTTCCACGAATTGGGCATCGACCTGACCCTCGCCGAGGTGGAAGCCGAAGCGGGCGGTAGCGTCGTCGGGCGGCCCCATTTCGCCAAGGCGCTGTTGAAAAAAGGCGTGGTCGCCACGCCGGACGAAGCGTTTCGCGAGTATCTGGGAAATCACGGCAAAGCCTACCTGCCCAAGGTGCGTTTCGATGCGCCTACGGTTATGGGTTTGATTCGCGGCGCCGGCGGCCTGCCCGTGTTCGCCCACCCGGTGATGACCGGCTGGAAACCGCTGGAAATCGACGACGCAGTCTCCGAACTCATCGATTTGGGGCTGGCGGGGCTCGAAGTCTTCTACACTTTCCACAACCCGACCCA
This genomic window from Candidatus Lernaella stagnicola contains:
- a CDS encoding PHP domain-containing protein, which gives rise to MTPVTGRIDLHAHTTASDGSDTPRELVQRAKDAGLDAVAITDHDTIDGVAPGLAAGLELDLEVVPGVELSTDFRDRTIHVLGYYIDPENEMLAGKLDWARRQRETRNDRMIDRFHELGIDLTLAEVEAEAGGSVVGRPHFAKALLKKGVVATPDEAFREYLGNHGKAYLPKVRFDAPTVMGLIRGAGGLPVFAHPVMTGWKPLEIDDAVSELIDLGLAGLEVFYTFHNPTQVLYLHDIAERRGLLMTGGSDFHGAVKPDVRLGFGRGDLMVPSRLLDDLKRAANRS
- a CDS encoding alkaline phosphatase family protein; this encodes MNRRIFVKGMAGATAALAVGCGTDSETIHSGMSTKDGRRLLVIAFDGFDPRLARRWMEEGRLPNLMKLRNAGSFSELITSIPPQSPVAWSNFITGVDPGGHGIFDFIHRDPKTYLPFLSTSKAESPSQFWKIGNYKFPRDGGDMKLLRKGKAFWEYLADNNVPATVVAIPSNFPPVEGPFRSLSGMGTPDLLGGYGSFSYFTDDPPPENPDKEITGGKVFPVDVVDGIVEAAIVGPKNTYVQTEKGQSTPDAEVPFRTYVDTDAGAAVIELNAERFTLKVGEWSEWKHVDFTLVPGVVKVGGNVRFLLKSVTPSFALYVSPINIDPSDPVMPISTPGDYAKELSEEAMDGKPYYTQGIAEDTKALSSGIFTNAEFLQQAEKVFEEKSAMYRYELSRFKDGFLFFYFSASDLLTHMFWRTMEPDHPAFDPVRDGDYVNVVRDTYEKLDKTLGDAMKLIDEKTALLVMSDHGFAPYRKSFHVSSWLLDQGYITLRDTDDRAAEFLANVNWYGTKAYTLGINGIYLNQMGREKNGIVGPADADRILDEIVEKLLTITDPENGKQVVSHVYKTSEVYHGEYAKRAPDLIVGFARGYRASWETALGSFPEGDYLRKNTDAWGGDHCMATEEVPGVLYTSQPIKLGDPSLLDLPVTILEYFDIPRPPQMKGRNVFTGK
- a CDS encoding alkaline phosphatase family protein, with the translated sequence MRKFALLFVISAVLLPAVPAFAYVGPGAGIAFGTGIFFMVATFFVAVAMLAIWPIRFLIVRLRQRKARKRALVKRVVVLGLDGLDPDLVEKWMAEGHLPAFSKLAAGDLGQGGFFRLGTTFPAVSPVAWSSFMTGANPGRHNIYDFLARDPRTYLPMLSSAYIGESQRSIQLGKYKIPLGKPELRLLRKSKPFWTVLGEHRIFSNIIRVPITFPPEKFNGVLISGMCVPDLRGSQGTFSFFTTRSADDREVGDQQASEGGVILSLRRDEQKSAVFHGELTGPPDGLLEEAPELTIPFSVKVSNNGKGHILSLPNEDMPLKIGEFSDWVSLQFKASLKLKVSGIARFMLTEAGDQVSLYVTPINLDPSKPVFPISHPPQYGVYMAKLIGPYANLGLAEDTWVLNERLLTDGQFLTETDLIHQEREKMFFDALKKTKQGCVVCVFDDTDRIQHMFYRYLVDDHPALREDDSPEHKDAILRLYKWSDDLLARTLKKLKKGDALIVMSDHGFKPFIRGINLNSWLYLNGYLYLKEGAKPGTGKWLSDVDWSRTRAYQVGLGGMYLNIAGREGQGIVAPEDAAALKREIIEKLRGMYDEKRGETAINDVWDAEDLYTGPYKANAPDLIIGYNVGYRASWDGTTGVVDERVLEDNTKAWSGDHCMDPRCVPGSLFTNFPINKSDPSIMDLAPTILQMLGVDSPAYMDGVSLVKKEKETAS